Proteins encoded together in one Impatiens glandulifera chromosome 1, dImpGla2.1, whole genome shotgun sequence window:
- the LOC124920233 gene encoding heterogeneous nuclear ribonucleoprotein H3 isoform X2 translates to MFQPYGVGIGFRPVMFPAVRLRGLPFNCSEIDVYKFFAGLDIVDVLLVTKDDSFTGEAFVVFAGPMQSEMALQRNRQNLGKRYIEVFGCKKSDYYNAVANEVGQDGSYDDDNHPHNRRRGSNPPPPPPQARPKLTQDKEILPYTEVLRLRGLPFSVTKTDIIEFFEDFNLGEDKIYIGCRPDGRATGDAYVEFSSVDEAKSAMRKDKMLIGSRYVELFPSVPDEAKRAGSGSRSRRS, encoded by the coding sequence ATGTTCCAGCCTTATGGAGTTGGAATTGGATTCAGGCCAGTTATGTTCCCTGCTGTTCGTTTGAGAGGTCTTCCTTTCAACTGCAGTGAAATTGACGTCTACAAGTTCTTCGCTGGACTCGATATCGTCGATGTATTGCTAGTCACTAAAGACGATTCCTTCACAGGAGAGGCTTTCGTTGTCTTTGCAGGACCCATGCAATCTGAAATGGCACTTCAAAGAAATCGTCAAAACTTGGGGAAAAGATACATTGAAGTTTTTGGATGCAAGAAATCCGATTATTACAATGCTGTTGCTAATGAGGTCGGGCAAGATGGAAGTTATGACGATGATAACCACCCCCATAACCGTCGCCGCGGTTCAAACCCACCACCGCCACCACCACAGGCCAGACCAAAGCTGACCCAAGACAAGGAAATTCTACCTTATACAGAAGTTTTAAGGCTGCGAGGTCTTCCATTCTCTGTAACGAAAACTGATATAATTGAGTTCTTTGAAGACTTCAATCTGGGAGAAGATAAGATATATATTGGTTGTCGCCCTGATGGGAGAGCAACTGGAGATGCTTATGTGGAGTTTTCTTCTGTTGATGAGGCTAAGAGTGCGATGCGGAAGGATAAGATGTTGATTGGATCGAGGTACGTCGAATTGTTTCCTTCTGTGCCTGATGAAGCTAAGAGAGCTGGTTCGGGCTCAAGATCCAGACGCAGCTGA
- the LOC124920233 gene encoding heterogeneous nuclear ribonucleoprotein H2 isoform X1: protein MDRFGGGMYGARGAMLGSGGVSEGYEVGSKRQRMIESNPYFAVSSSSSMFQPYGVGIGFRPVMFPAVRLRGLPFNCSEIDVYKFFAGLDIVDVLLVTKDDSFTGEAFVVFAGPMQSEMALQRNRQNLGKRYIEVFGCKKSDYYNAVANEVGQDGSYDDDNHPHNRRRGSNPPPPPPQARPKLTQDKEILPYTEVLRLRGLPFSVTKTDIIEFFEDFNLGEDKIYIGCRPDGRATGDAYVEFSSVDEAKSAMRKDKMLIGSRYVELFPSVPDEAKRAGSGSRSRRS from the exons ATGGATCGTTTTGGAGGAGGCATGTACGGTGCCAGAGG GGCGATGTTGGGAAGCGGGGGGGTTTCTGAAGGGTACGAGGTTGGATCAAAGAGACAAAGAATGATCGAATCAAATCCCTACTTCGCAGTGAGCAGCAGTTCAAGCATGTTCCAGCCTTATGGAGTTGGAATTGGATTCAGGCCAGTTATGTTCCCTGCTGTTCGTTTGAGAGGTCTTCCTTTCAACTGCAGTGAAATTGACGTCTACAAGTTCTTCGCTGGACTCGATATCGTCGATGTATTGCTAGTCACTAAAGACGATTCCTTCACAGGAGAGGCTTTCGTTGTCTTTGCAGGACCCATGCAATCTGAAATGGCACTTCAAAGAAATCGTCAAAACTTGGGGAAAAGATACATTGAAGTTTTTGGATGCAAGAAATCCGATTATTACAATGCTGTTGCTAATGAGGTCGGGCAAGATGGAAGTTATGACGATGATAACCACCCCCATAACCGTCGCCGCGGTTCAAACCCACCACCGCCACCACCACAGGCCAGACCAAAGCTGACCCAAGACAAGGAAATTCTACCTTATACAGAAGTTTTAAGGCTGCGAGGTCTTCCATTCTCTGTAACGAAAACTGATATAATTGAGTTCTTTGAAGACTTCAATCTGGGAGAAGATAAGATATATATTGGTTGTCGCCCTGATGGGAGAGCAACTGGAGATGCTTATGTGGAGTTTTCTTCTGTTGATGAGGCTAAGAGTGCGATGCGGAAGGATAAGATGTTGATTGGATCGAGGTACGTCGAATTGTTTCCTTCTGTGCCTGATGAAGCTAAGAGAGCTGGTTCGGGCTCAAGATCCAGACGCAGCTGA